AAGCAAAGGTTATCAAGTGTTTTGTGTGAAGAGCAATGGACAATCATTGTATGATGATTTCACCATGTCTGCCTCAGAACCAGGAAGATTCTTATTTTTCTTAGATGATATAAATGTTACCACAGATGTTAGGGCAATAATTGGGTTTATACAGAGCTCTTCTGATTTAAAAGAAATTAAATTAGTTGCCACTGTTCGAGACTATGAAAAAGGGAAAATAAGTGGTCTATTAAATGAATTCACTTATTTTCATGAAAAACGAATATCAAGCTTGAGTGTTGAAGAAGTACGAACAATTCTTGAAGAATGCCTAGAAATAAAGAATAGAGACTATCAAGATAGAATAGTGAAAATTTCAAAAGGAAATATAAGGCTAGCTATTTTTGCTGGAAAATCTGCTATTAACGATATAAATTCCGTTAATAATCCTACAGGGATTTTTAAGGCATATTATGGTAAAATTTTTGAGGAACGATTTGTTGAATTAAATTATGTGAAGGTGTTATTTATAATTTCATTGTTAGGAACAGTCAAAATGAATGAAACGGATTTTGCGACAAAATTGCTTGAAGAATTTGGAATAGATTGGAAAGAGTTCAGAGAAATCGGTTTGCTATTTCATCAAAATGAACTAGTTGACTTTTACCTTGAAGAAGTTATAAAGGTTAATGACCAAAGTTTCAAGGATTACATTTTGGAATATTCTTTGATAGAAAAAAAAATAATAAGTATTTCACGTCTTTTAGAAATAGGTTTAGTTAAAAATCGTAAGCAGATAGTTTCTGCAATAAATACTTTGGTTAATATTTTCTCGTCAGAAAAAACTCAAGAATACGTATCAAAAGAAATATTATCTCAATGGAATGTAGCCACAGAGAATGAGCAAGACTTATATCTTGAATCTTTTTATCGTCTTAATCCTCTTAAATCTCTTGCAATTTTAAAGAAAAAAATTGATGGATTTTCTCAGGTTAATTTTGAAATCTCAGATGAATATTTTAATAGTAAATCAAATTATAATACAATAAATTCAAAAGAAGTATCAATTCTATCAGGTTATAAAAATACTAGTTGCTTTCAAGAGGCAATCGAATTACTTGTTGAGGTGCTGAATAAACGTCCTGATTGGTTTATGGACATTTATTTCTCTTTTAGCAGTTTAACTTATGATCGGAGTTCCTATCATTTAGATTACGAAAAAGAGTATGTATTACTTGAGAAACTTTGGAGTTTGAGAGAAATAGGAGATAATAATTTTGATTTTTTGATATTTAAAGTTGTTGATGAACTTTTGGCTTGTTCACATGAAATTACTGAGGATGGGGATTCTCCAAATTCCATAAGTTTTTCTCATATGTCTATCAATTTATCTGAGGGGACAAAACAATTAAGAAGTCTATGTTGGAAAATTTTGTCAGAACTGTATAAAGAATCCCCGTATCAAAACAAAGTTTTGAAAACGTTAGTTGGGAATCATTGGAGAGGGTTTGAAGATTATATAATTCCAATCTTTGAATATGATATGCAAGAAGTGAAAAAGTTTTTTGTTGACAGTTGGGAAGAACTCACTTTTGAACAGTGCTTGACTTTGAGTAAATTAGTTGAGTTTTCAGTGCACTTCGAAGTAAATATTGATGAAGGTTTCATGGGGTATAAAGATAATAGAGAATATTGTTATTATGAAGTAATTGCTTCTAATGATAGACTTGAAAGACTCTCCGAAAATACTGAAAAAAGAATTGAACGAATAAAAAGTGAATCTAAGGATTTTACTTTGGAAGATTATAAGCAGTTATTTTCTGTTGCAAAAAAAATAGAACAAAAAAATAAGTTTATAGAGACCTATTCAATCGGGGAAAATCTTTCAATTTTAGTAAGAAATGTTGATAGTGAAATATTGCCTGATATTTTAAAATTGTATTTTTCATTTGATGCACCATTTTCTGGAAGCTTATCTGTTATTGTTATTGATTTACTTAATTCACAAGGATTTGATGAAACATTTAACCTTATAAGTCAGTTTGATTTTCCAAATAGAAATATTTGGATTAACACTATGTGGACATGTCTGCCTAAGGAAATGGTTTCTGAAAATCAGATAGCTCTTCTAATTGAGCACATTAATTCAGAGGGGAAAAATCAAAACCCTAGCATTCCGAGATTCTCTGATTTATTGAAGTTTCAAAATGTAGATAAATTAATAGTTCAGAAAGTAAGTGAGTTAATTGCTGTTATTTCAGAAAGCAATCAGAATATTGCTCAATCATTTCTGTTGGAATTTCATAATAGACCAAAAGAATTGGTCGAGGTATTTTCTAAAAACATAGTTATTCTTGAAAAAATGTACTTTTCACTTCAATTTGATTACCAGGGTCTAATTTTGTCAGAAATCATAAAATTAGACCTTGCATTTTGGGTAGTCTATACAAAACAAGTGGATATGAGTAGTTTTCATAATAATTATGACAAAGAAATATTTAAGCAAATCTGGATATTAGATAACTATAATGAACTAATAGATGTTGCATACGAGAATATTGTTGCTCCTTCATACAATTTCTATTTCAGCTTCGGTAAGCACGAGACCATTTTTCCAGTAGATATAGGACAAGATTCGATAAGAAATAATCATATTAAGACATGGGTACTTAATTTTATTAGTAAACACTCAGATAATTTTGAAGAGGTTCAAAATATTTTTTCTGTATTCGTTAACAATCAAAATGATGAGGATAAAATCCAATATATTGAGAAGTTTCTAAGTTGTAATAAGAACTATAATGATTTTATGAAGTTGTCACTTAATCCTTCTTCCCATTCTTGGAGTGGTAGTTACGTGCCGATTATTGAGGGAGAGGTTAATTTTTGGAAAAAGTTACTTGCTCAGAACTTCCTAAAAGGAATAGAATTTATAGAACATAAGAATAGTATTGGTGAGAGAATCAATTTTCTTGAAAATAAGAAAAAAGAAACTTTACTTAGAGAATATCAAGATGATTATCTGAATCCATAACTTTCAAAAAATAGATATTTTAGTTTCAATAAAAACTTGAAATAGTTTAAATGATACACCAGAAGAGTTTATTCCTTTTAATACAAACGACGAAAAGATATCTATATCAAATAGATGTTTATTAGAATTAAATAGTAATTAAAAAATAACAAGCAGAGAGCAATCCCCTCAAAAGGTTTGCTCTTTTTCTATTTTCAAGAAAGGACGTAAGTATTTGAAAAAAATAAGAAGCTATACCAGTATCTGGTCAGTGGAGAAAGTCATCTATGCGATTAACGACCTACAACTGCCTTTTCCGATTACTTTCACTCAAATGACATGGTTTGTCGTATCACTCTTGACGGTGATACTATTTGGCAACCTCCCTCCACTCTCCATGATTGAGGGAGCGTTGCTCAAGTATGTAGGAATTCCTGTGGGTCTAACGTGGTTTATGAGCCAGAAGACTTTTGATGGCAAGAAACCTTATGGCTTTCTAAAGTCGGTCTGTTCTTACGCAGTAAGATCAAAGACCACCTATGCAGGAAAGCCAGTCAAACTTGGCATGTCGCATATGAATGAACCAATCACCATAGTAAGGAGTGAATTAATACATGGCATATCCAATTAAGTATATTGAAAATAACCTGGTATTCAATCATGATAGCGAATGCTTCGCCTATTATGAGTTGATACCCTATAACTACAGCTTTTTAAGCCCAGAAGAAAAGTTTCAAGTCCATGATAACTTTCGACAGCTGGTGGCGCAAAACCGTGATGGGAAAATCCATGCTTTGCAACTTGCCACAGAATCCAGCATTCGAGCCACACAGGAACGCTCAAAGAAAGAAATAACTGGTAAGTTAAAAGAGATAGCCTATCAAAAAATAGATGAACAGACCAAAGCGTTAGTAGACATGATTGGCGACAATCAAGTAGACTATCGTTTTTTTATTGGCTTCAAACTGTTACTCAATGAGCAGGAAGTTTCGGTCAAAAACATTAAGCAGGAACTACTCAATGCCATTCAAGATTTTATTGGTGGGGTTAATCATAAGCTGATGGGGGACTTTGTCTCTATGAGTGATGGTGAGATTCAACGATTTGCCAAAATGGAACAGCTTTTAGAAAGTAAACTCTCCAGACGTTTCAAGATTCGCAAACTGGAGAAGAACGACTTTGGCTATATCATTGAACACCTCTATGGTCATACTGGTATACCTTATGAAGACTATGACTATCATCTGCCAAAGAAATACACCGATAAAGAAGTCTTCGTGAAACACTTTGATATCTTAAAACCGACTCGCTCACTGATTGAAGAAAAACAACGCTACTTGAAAATCCAAACCGAGGAAGAAACAACGTTTGTTGCCTACTTTACGATTAACTCCATTGTAGGAGAGTTGGACTTTCCCAGCAGTGAAATCTTCTACTACCAGCAACAACAGTTTTCTTTTCCAATCGACACCAGTATGAACGTGGAAATTGTTGCCAACAAAAAAGCCCTCTCTACGGTGCGCAATAAAAAGAAAGAACTGAAAGATTTAGATAATCATGCATGGGAAAGTGACAATGAGACCTCCAACAATGTGGTAGAAGCCTTAGATTCCGTTAATGAACTAGAGACCAGTTTAGACCAAAGCAAAGAATCCATGTATAAACTCAGCTATGTGATTCGAGTGTCAGCGAAGGATCTCGACGAGTTGAAAAGACGGTGTGATGAAGTCAAAGACTTCTACGACGACTTATCCATCAAACTCGTGCGTCCCTTCGGTGATATGCTAGGACTTCACAGTGAATTTATCCCTGCTAGTAAACGTTACATCAATGACTATATTCAATACGTGACTTCGGACTTCTTAGCTGGTCTGGGATTTGGTGCTACACAAATGCTGGGAGAAAACGAGGGAATCTATGTTGGTTATAACCTAGACACTGGACGCAATGTCTACCTCAAGCCAAGTTTGGCTAGTCAAGGGGTGAAAGGTTCGATTACTAATGCTTTAGCTTCTGCCTTTATTGGCTCACTCGGTGGCGGGAAATCCTTTAGTAACAATATGCTCGTTTACTATGCCGTTCTCTTTGGTGGTCAAGCAGTGATTGTTGACCCAAAAGCCGAACGTGGTAGATGGAAGGAAACTCTGCCAGAAATTGCTCACGAAATCAATATCGTGAATCTGACCAGCGAGGAAGAAAACAAAGGACTTTTAGACCCTTATGTGATTCTCAAGAAGCCAAAGGATTCTGAAAGTCTAGCCATTGATATTCTCACCTTCTTAACGGGGATTTCATCACGAGACAGTGAAAAGTTTCCAGTGTTGAGAAAAGCGATTCGTAGTGTGACGCAAAGCAAGCACCGTGGTCTCCTTCTGGTCATTGATGAACTGCGAAATGAAGATACAGCGATTAGTCATAATATTGCTGACCATATCGAAAGTTTTGTGGACTATGACTTTGCCCATCTGCTTTTTAGTGATGGTTATGTCAATCAGTCTATTAGCTTAGATAAACAACTCAATATTATTCAAGTGGCTGACCTTGTGCTCCCAGACGCAGAAACAGGCTTTGAAGAATACACCACCATGGAACTATTGAGTGTGGCAATGCTGATTGTGATTAGTACCTTTGCCTTTGCATATATGCTAATAAAGTAGACATTTTTTTTGCTATACTATTAATTAATTAGACATCTTTTAAGAAAGGAATTTTGATTATGGTAGACAAACGTAAATCTCCACGAAAATTTGACGAAGAGTTTAAAAAATCAATCGTAAAACTCTATCAAGGCGGTAAATCACAAAATGCTTTAGCTAGTGAATATGGAATCGCCCTCTCCTCTGTGGCTCGCTGGGTGAAGCAATATTCTGAAGTCCAAATTGATGATGATACGATCCTCACGGCTCGACAGATCAAGCAATTACAGAAACGAAACCTTCAGCTAGAAGAAGAAAATTTAATCTTAAAAAAAGCGATTGCCATATTCACGCCACACTCAACGAACGACTAAATGCGATTCGTATTTTACGTCATGAACACTCTGTTGTTACGCTTTGCAGGGTTCTTAAGGTTAATCGTTCGACTTACTACAAACGTTTTTCTGGAAAAATTGCCCCTAGAACAGCAGAAAATCAACAGTTAAGAAAGACGATCTTAGAAATCTATATACTCTCTAAAAAACGAATAGGCCCTGCAAAAGTAAGACGTATGCTTATACGTGACTATGGCATTTCTATTAGTATTGGTCGCGTTTATCGACTAATGAGCTCCATGAACTTACCTAAAATGTCTACAGTAAAACCTGTCTTTAAACCGACTACAGGTCAGGTTTCTTTGAAGCGCCCAAATCATTTGAAGCAAGCATTTAACCCACCTGCACCAAACCAAGTGTGGACCAGCGACTTTTCTTATATTCCTATTGGGAAAAAATCGTTTGTTTATCTTTGCGTGATTTTAGATTTATTTTCTAGAAAAGTCATTGCTTGGACTGTCAGTAAAAAGATAGATACTACTTTAGCTATTACAACAATTGAAAAAGCAATTCAAGTCAGAAAGCCTACGGCTTCTGTTCTTTTTCACACTGATCAAGGTTCCCAATATACTTCATTTGAATTCAGAAAGTTTTTAGAAAATCATTCTATTGTCCAATCCTTATCGAAACCTGGTTATCCTTGGGACAACGCTGTAACAGAAGCTTTCTTCAAATACATGAAGAAAGAAGAACTCAACAGAAGAACCTTTTCTTCTCTTCAAGAAGTCCATCTTGCTTGCTTTGAATATATTGAGGGATTCTACAACTCGCAGCGCCCTCATGGAACCTTAGATATGCTTACACCAAATGAAATGGAGGATAAATACTTTGATTCTCACTAAGTACTTGCTCTTTTTGTGTCTACTTTATTGATATTTATCCATTTATGATACCTTATTTCCTACTCAATATTTTTCAAACAAAATCTCTATACATTCTCCATGTTTGTATTTTTTCATAAATTTCTTATTACCATTTTATCCATAATGAATTAAGGCTTCCTAAAAATAAAATCCCATCATGTTCTAATTACAAGTATTTAAGATCATCAGATAGAGGAGGTTCATCAGAGCACCAGCCCAGTAATAAATTT
The DNA window shown above is from Enterococcus sp. 12C11_DIV0727 and carries:
- a CDS encoding conjugal transfer protein produces the protein MKKIRSYTSIWSVEKVIYAINDLQLPFPITFTQMTWFVVSLLTVILFGNLPPLSMIEGALLKYVGIPVGLTWFMSQKTFDGKKPYGFLKSVCSYAVRSKTTYAGKPVKLGMSHMNEPITIVRSELIHGISN
- a CDS encoding IS3 family transposase (programmed frameshift), producing MVDKRKSPRKFDEEFKKSIVKLYQGGKSQNALASEYGIALSSVARWVKQYSEVQIDDDTILTARQIKQLQKRNLQLEEENLILKKANCHIHATLNERLNAIRILRHEHSVVTLCRVLKVNRSTYYKRFSGKIAPRTAENQQLRKTILEIYILSKKRIGPAKVRRMLIRDYGISISIGRVYRLMSSMNLPKMSTVKPVFKPTTGQVSLKRPNHLKQAFNPPAPNQVWTSDFSYIPIGKKSFVYLCVILDLFSRKVIAWTVSKKIDTTLAITTIEKAIQVRKPTASVLFHTDQGSQYTSFEFRKFLENHSIVQSLSKPGYPWDNAVTEAFFKYMKKEELNRRTFSSLQEVHLACFEYIEGFYNSQRPHGTLDMLTPNEMEDKYFDSH
- a CDS encoding ATP-binding protein, whose protein sequence is MTRINLLQNKIIELEGGAFQGLCDAYLYKKYQLKNIHSLGSQEGTNKTTIGVPDSYVHHEDGTYTFIMYGHQKSYKSKIEEDIKNCLNGNVKMVPYVDIKRIIICHTSTNITTIEDKKFRQLGGDVKVELIGLDTIVQDLNTPTYQAIAKDFLNIKIDSGQIFSISDFVKSYDKGGMSAPLDIEFKFRENDFTELVNQIKKNDSVLVSGASGVGKTRLVLEVCRSFESKGYQVFCVKSNGQSLYDDFTMSASEPGRFLFFLDDINVTTDVRAIIGFIQSSSDLKEIKLVATVRDYEKGKISGLLNEFTYFHEKRISSLSVEEVRTILEECLEIKNRDYQDRIVKISKGNIRLAIFAGKSAINDINSVNNPTGIFKAYYGKIFEERFVELNYVKVLFIISLLGTVKMNETDFATKLLEEFGIDWKEFREIGLLFHQNELVDFYLEEVIKVNDQSFKDYILEYSLIEKKIISISRLLEIGLVKNRKQIVSAINTLVNIFSSEKTQEYVSKEILSQWNVATENEQDLYLESFYRLNPLKSLAILKKKIDGFSQVNFEISDEYFNSKSNYNTINSKEVSILSGYKNTSCFQEAIELLVEVLNKRPDWFMDIYFSFSSLTYDRSSYHLDYEKEYVLLEKLWSLREIGDNNFDFLIFKVVDELLACSHEITEDGDSPNSISFSHMSINLSEGTKQLRSLCWKILSELYKESPYQNKVLKTLVGNHWRGFEDYIIPIFEYDMQEVKKFFVDSWEELTFEQCLTLSKLVEFSVHFEVNIDEGFMGYKDNREYCYYEVIASNDRLERLSENTEKRIERIKSESKDFTLEDYKQLFSVAKKIEQKNKFIETYSIGENLSILVRNVDSEILPDILKLYFSFDAPFSGSLSVIVIDLLNSQGFDETFNLISQFDFPNRNIWINTMWTCLPKEMVSENQIALLIEHINSEGKNQNPSIPRFSDLLKFQNVDKLIVQKVSELIAVISESNQNIAQSFLLEFHNRPKELVEVFSKNIVILEKMYFSLQFDYQGLILSEIIKLDLAFWVVYTKQVDMSSFHNNYDKEIFKQIWILDNYNELIDVAYENIVAPSYNFYFSFGKHETIFPVDIGQDSIRNNHIKTWVLNFISKHSDNFEEVQNIFSVFVNNQNDEDKIQYIEKFLSCNKNYNDFMKLSLNPSSHSWSGSYVPIIEGEVNFWKKLLAQNFLKGIEFIEHKNSIGERINFLENKKKETLLREYQDDYLNP